In the Grimontia kaedaensis genome, one interval contains:
- the nrdA gene encoding class 1a ribonucleoside-diphosphate reductase subunit alpha: protein MNQQITVQKRSGVKENIDLDKIHRVITWAAEGLDNVSVSQVELRSHIQFYDGIKTEDIHETIIKAAADLISEETPDYQYLAARLAVFHLRKKAYGQFEPPTLFNHVSKMVDMGKYDKHLLEDYTAEELNILDSYIDHWRDMNFSYAAVKQLEGKYLVQNRVTGEIYESAQFLYIMVAACLFANYPKETRLDYIRRFYDAVSLFKISLPTPIMSGVRTPTRQFSSCVLIECDDSLDSINATASAIVRYVSQRAGIGINAGRIRALGSPIRGGEAFHTGCIPFYKYFQTAVKCCSQGGVRGGAATLFYPMWHREVESLLVLKNNRGVEENRVRHMDYGVQINKLMYTRLIKGESISLFSPSDVPGLYDAFFADQEEFERLYVQYENDPSIKRETRKAVELFSLMMQERASTGRIYIQNVDHCNTHSPFDPQVAPIRQSNLCLEIALPTKPLTNVEDDQGEIALCTLSAFNLGAIKELDELEELADLTIRALDSLLDYQDYPLPAARKATMNRRTLGVGVINFAYYLAKNGVRYSDGSANGLTHRTFEAIQYYLLKASVGLAKEQGACPSFNETNYAKGLLPIDTYKRDLDAICDEPLHFDWDALRAEIMEHGLRNSTLSALMPSETSSQISNATNGIEPPRGFVSIKASKDGILKQVVPEYDKYKDNYELLWNIESNDGYLQLVGLMQKFVDQAISANTNYDPSKQAGGKVPMKLLLKDLLSAYKLGVKTLYYHNTRDGADDAQKDLAAQDDDCAGGACKI, encoded by the coding sequence ATGAACCAACAAATTACCGTCCAAAAGCGCAGTGGTGTTAAGGAAAATATAGATCTCGACAAAATCCACCGCGTCATCACCTGGGCCGCTGAAGGCCTCGACAATGTCTCTGTATCACAAGTCGAACTCCGTTCTCACATTCAATTTTACGACGGTATCAAAACTGAAGACATCCATGAAACCATCATCAAAGCTGCTGCAGATCTGATCTCTGAAGAGACCCCAGACTACCAGTATCTGGCAGCTCGCTTAGCGGTTTTCCACTTGCGTAAGAAGGCTTACGGCCAATTCGAGCCACCAACACTTTTTAATCATGTCAGCAAAATGGTTGATATGGGCAAGTATGATAAGCACCTACTAGAAGACTACACTGCCGAAGAATTGAACATTCTTGACAGCTACATTGATCACTGGCGCGATATGAACTTTTCATATGCCGCAGTGAAACAGCTGGAAGGTAAATATTTGGTACAAAACCGTGTTACTGGTGAAATCTACGAAAGTGCACAGTTTTTGTACATTATGGTTGCAGCATGTCTGTTTGCCAACTACCCGAAAGAGACCCGTCTCGACTACATCCGTCGCTTCTATGACGCGGTATCTCTGTTCAAGATTTCTCTGCCAACACCAATCATGTCTGGTGTACGCACACCAACCCGTCAATTCAGCTCTTGCGTACTGATCGAGTGTGATGACAGCTTGGATTCCATCAACGCAACGGCGAGTGCAATTGTTCGCTACGTGAGTCAGCGTGCAGGTATTGGTATCAACGCTGGTCGCATCCGTGCCCTGGGTAGCCCAATACGCGGAGGCGAGGCTTTCCATACCGGTTGTATTCCTTTCTACAAATACTTCCAGACAGCTGTTAAGTGTTGTTCACAAGGTGGTGTACGTGGTGGTGCAGCGACCCTGTTCTACCCAATGTGGCACCGTGAAGTAGAAAGTCTGCTGGTTTTGAAAAATAACCGCGGTGTTGAAGAAAACCGTGTTCGTCACATGGATTACGGCGTTCAAATTAACAAGCTGATGTACACCCGCCTGATCAAAGGCGAGAGCATTTCACTGTTCTCACCATCAGATGTACCTGGACTGTACGACGCGTTCTTTGCAGACCAAGAAGAATTTGAGCGTCTGTACGTTCAGTACGAGAACGACCCATCCATCAAGCGTGAAACCCGCAAAGCGGTCGAACTTTTCTCGCTGATGATGCAAGAGCGTGCCTCAACGGGTCGTATCTACATTCAGAACGTGGACCACTGTAATACTCACAGCCCGTTTGACCCTCAGGTTGCGCCGATCCGTCAGTCTAATCTGTGTCTGGAAATCGCGCTGCCAACTAAGCCTCTGACCAACGTTGAAGACGATCAGGGCGAAATTGCACTATGTACTCTTTCTGCATTCAACTTGGGTGCGATTAAAGAACTGGACGAGCTGGAAGAACTGGCTGACCTGACTATCCGTGCTCTGGACTCACTGCTGGATTATCAGGATTACCCGCTGCCAGCAGCACGTAAAGCGACCATGAACCGCCGTACACTGGGTGTAGGCGTGATCAACTTTGCTTACTATCTTGCGAAAAACGGCGTGCGTTACTCAGACGGCAGCGCAAACGGCCTGACCCACCGTACGTTCGAAGCGATTCAGTACTACCTGTTGAAAGCGTCTGTTGGCCTGGCGAAAGAGCAAGGCGCATGTCCTTCGTTTAACGAAACTAACTACGCGAAAGGCTTGCTGCCAATCGACACTTACAAGCGTGATTTGGATGCGATTTGTGACGAGCCACTGCACTTTGATTGGGATGCATTGCGCGCAGAGATCATGGAGCATGGTCTGCGTAATTCAACGCTTTCTGCACTGATGCCTTCAGAGACTTCTTCGCAAATCTCTAACGCAACCAATGGGATCGAACCACCGCGAGGCTTCGTATCAATTAAAGCGTCTAAGGATGGCATCTTGAAGCAGGTCGTTCCTGAGTACGACAAATACAAAGACAACTACGAGTTGCTTTGGAACATCGAGTCAAACGACGGTTACTTGCAACTGGTTGGTCTGATGCAGAAGTTCGTGGACCAAGCAATCTCTGCCAACACGAACTACGACCCAAGCAAACAGGCAGGTGGCAAGGTACCAATGAAGCTGCTTCTTAAAGATCTGCTTTCTGCCTATAAGTTGGGTGTTAAAACCCTGTACTATCACAACACCCGTGACGGTGCAGACGATGCGCAGAAAGATCTCGCAGCACAAGATGATGATTGCGCAGGCGGCGCTTGCAAAATCTAA
- the nrdB gene encoding class Ia ribonucleoside-diphosphate reductase subunit beta yields MAYSTFSKENNNALKEPMFFGQPVNVARYDQQKYEIFEKLIEKQLSFFWRPEEVDVSSDRIDYNKLPEHEKHIFISNLKYQTLLDSIQGRSPNVALLPLVSIPELETWIETWSFSETIHSRSYTHIIRNIVTNPALVFDDIVVNEHIIKRANDIAGYYDDLIKATSDYHRLGEGEHTVNGETVVVSLRELKKKLYVCLMSVNALEAIRFYVSFACSFAFAERELMEGNAKIIKLIARDEALHLTSTQHMLNILRSGEDDPEMAEIAKECEQTCFDLFKDAAEQEKEWAEYLFKDGSMIGLNKDILCQYVEYITNLRMAAVGLKPAYQGASQNPIPWINAWLSSDNVQVAPQEAEISSYLVGQIDNDVDIDDLGDFEL; encoded by the coding sequence ATGGCTTACAGCACTTTTTCTAAAGAAAACAATAACGCACTCAAAGAACCAATGTTCTTTGGTCAGCCGGTTAACGTTGCTCGCTACGACCAGCAAAAATATGAAATTTTCGAGAAGCTGATTGAGAAGCAGCTTTCTTTCTTCTGGCGCCCCGAAGAAGTCGATGTCTCCAGTGACCGCATCGACTACAACAAGCTACCAGAGCATGAGAAACATATCTTCATCAGCAACCTGAAATACCAAACGCTGCTGGATTCAATCCAAGGCCGCAGCCCGAATGTGGCACTGTTGCCGCTGGTTTCTATTCCAGAACTGGAAACCTGGATTGAGACCTGGTCTTTCTCAGAGACCATTCACTCGCGCTCTTACACTCACATTATCCGTAACATCGTGACCAATCCGGCACTGGTGTTTGATGACATTGTGGTGAACGAGCACATCATCAAGCGAGCGAATGACATTGCGGGTTACTACGATGACCTGATTAAGGCCACCAGCGATTACCATCGTTTAGGCGAAGGCGAACACACGGTTAACGGCGAAACCGTTGTCGTGTCTCTGCGCGAGCTGAAGAAAAAGCTCTATGTTTGTCTGATGTCTGTTAACGCGCTGGAAGCCATTCGTTTCTACGTAAGCTTTGCCTGTTCATTTGCGTTTGCTGAGCGTGAGCTGATGGAAGGTAACGCAAAGATCATTAAGCTGATTGCCCGCGATGAAGCCCTTCACCTGACTAGTACCCAGCATATGCTGAATATTCTGCGTTCCGGTGAAGACGATCCAGAGATGGCCGAGATCGCTAAAGAGTGTGAGCAAACTTGTTTTGACCTGTTCAAAGATGCGGCTGAGCAAGAAAAAGAGTGGGCAGAATACCTATTCAAAGACGGCTCAATGATTGGTCTGAACAAAGACATTCTGTGCCAGTACGTGGAATACATTACGAATCTGCGTATGGCAGCTGTTGGCCTCAAACCTGCGTACCAAGGCGCGAGCCAGAACCCTATTCCTTGGATCAATGCTTGGTTGTCTTCTGACAACGTTCAGGTTGCTCCACAGGAAGCAGAAATCAGTTCGTACTTGGTTGGCCAAATAGACAACGACGTTGATATCGACGATCTGGGTGATTTCGAACTATGA
- a CDS encoding 2Fe-2S iron-sulfur cluster-binding protein, giving the protein MSRIAITVNGQTLVGNTHQPLLEQLEQAGLQPEFQCRNGVCGACRCKLDKGNVAQGDAMAYLAVGEILTCRSTPSEDVSLEFDYQVSFVAKKAANL; this is encoded by the coding sequence ATGAGCCGAATCGCTATTACAGTGAACGGACAAACGCTGGTGGGCAACACCCATCAGCCTCTGCTCGAGCAACTCGAGCAAGCAGGTCTGCAGCCAGAATTCCAATGCAGGAATGGTGTTTGTGGAGCCTGTCGCTGCAAGTTAGATAAAGGCAATGTTGCTCAGGGAGACGCGATGGCATACCTTGCCGTCGGTGAGATCCTGACGTGCCGCTCGACCCCCAGTGAAGATGTTTCATTGGAATTCGATTACCAAGTTTCTTTTGTAGCAAAAAAAGCCGCGAACCTCTGA
- a CDS encoding DeoR/GlpR family DNA-binding transcription regulator, with protein sequence MTPRQRQILDYLKANGNVQIEELAEMFSITTQTIRRDVNCLSEQGLARRVHGGVSLPAILTNTTYQFRFQLESEIKQRLAKKLVSHIPEGSTVFLGIGTSMAYIAQCFAQYEKLRIVTNNLEVEKVLQGSPNVDVFLAGGLVRSQHQDVVGQSVLRFFEDFEADIGIVGCGSVTGSHFAMEHEPIEAEISKAIIANSRETWLLADASKWGRFASSKVARLSDFTKVYTNQDSLPSDIAVCEVK encoded by the coding sequence ATGACACCTAGACAAAGACAAATCCTCGATTATCTAAAAGCCAATGGGAATGTGCAGATTGAAGAACTGGCAGAGATGTTCTCAATCACCACCCAAACTATCCGGCGCGATGTGAACTGCCTTTCTGAGCAGGGGTTGGCGCGTAGGGTTCATGGAGGAGTCAGCCTCCCGGCTATTCTGACAAATACAACCTATCAGTTTCGTTTTCAACTTGAGTCCGAGATAAAACAAAGACTGGCGAAGAAGCTAGTAAGCCATATTCCTGAAGGCTCTACCGTGTTCTTGGGAATAGGCACGTCTATGGCTTACATTGCGCAATGTTTTGCGCAATACGAGAAACTGCGTATTGTGACAAACAACCTTGAGGTCGAGAAGGTGCTTCAGGGAAGCCCCAATGTGGATGTTTTTTTAGCAGGTGGGTTAGTGAGAAGCCAGCATCAGGATGTGGTTGGGCAAAGTGTTTTGAGGTTCTTTGAAGATTTCGAAGCTGACATCGGCATTGTCGGTTGCGGGTCGGTCACCGGAAGTCATTTTGCTATGGAGCATGAGCCCATCGAGGCAGAAATATCTAAAGCCATTATTGCGAATTCTAGGGAAACTTGGCTATTGGCAGATGCCAGTAAATGGGGCAGGTTTGCGTCATCTAAGGTAGCAAGGTTGTCTGATTTCACTAAGGTATATACAAACCAAGATTCACTGCCTTCAGATATTGCTGTGTGTGAGGTGAAATAG
- a CDS encoding glycerophosphodiester phosphodiesterase family protein, producing MIIGHRGVAAIAPENTLAGINAAADSGLDWVELDTQLTSDDVPVLFHDETVDRCTDGKGRLDSFSLEQLTLLDAGAWFNEQFRDECIPTLHQTLTLCAKRGMGVNLEIKCYDETDVVLLVEKVAEVVKETQFPLDQLLLSSFSLAAIKCCAEMLPDYRVGLITDQSSPDFLCDIEDLELFSIHCDQRTLTGELAEAITQKGYQLNIWTLNDAGRVQDFLNKGVTHIITDDPEIFSP from the coding sequence ATGATAATTGGTCATCGAGGTGTGGCAGCCATCGCACCCGAAAATACCTTAGCTGGGATCAATGCGGCAGCGGACAGTGGCCTTGATTGGGTAGAATTGGACACCCAGCTTACCTCTGACGATGTGCCGGTATTGTTTCACGATGAAACAGTCGACAGATGTACAGACGGAAAAGGTCGATTGGATAGCTTCTCGCTTGAGCAACTGACGTTGTTAGATGCGGGCGCATGGTTCAACGAACAGTTCCGTGATGAATGCATTCCAACGTTACACCAGACGCTTACACTCTGTGCAAAAAGAGGGATGGGCGTCAATCTCGAGATAAAGTGTTACGACGAGACAGATGTAGTCTTGTTGGTTGAAAAGGTTGCAGAGGTAGTGAAGGAAACCCAGTTCCCTTTAGATCAGCTTTTACTATCAAGCTTTTCCTTGGCGGCTATAAAGTGTTGTGCCGAGATGCTGCCGGACTATCGGGTGGGACTTATCACAGACCAAAGTTCACCAGACTTTCTTTGTGACATTGAGGACTTAGAGCTATTCAGCATTCATTGTGACCAACGTACTCTGACGGGCGAATTGGCAGAGGCCATTACTCAAAAGGGCTACCAGCTAAATATATGGACCTTAAATGATGCTGGAAGGGTGCAAGACTTTCTCAATAAAGGGGTCACTCACATCATTACGGATGACCCAGAGATATTTTCGCCATAA
- a CDS encoding C4-dicarboxylate TRAP transporter substrate-binding protein encodes MKKLLLGTVLSLSAIFGMASNALAADKVNINMSLVFQQNELLTQELIKVANKIRERTDGSVNIKVFPGGQLPVYKDNLEQVVNGANWIAVEDLSYLGDYVPDFAALAGPMLYNNYDEYLALMKSDYVADLTAQVEKKGIKVLNADYIFGFRHMITNKEIKTPEDMKGMRIRVPGSQLFISTLQSMGAAPAALPFPETYAGVQQGVVDGLEGSILTMYSTKIYEVAKNMSKTGHFLGTVGLYISPSVWDKLSEEQQNIVVEEIVAGAESNTEQLIKLDEEYTQKLKEQGVTFNDVDTAAFNKLTAEVYNQFPTWSEGVHATINAELEKIRASK; translated from the coding sequence ATGAAAAAATTACTCCTTGGAACTGTACTTTCCCTATCAGCGATCTTCGGCATGGCCTCGAATGCCCTAGCTGCAGATAAAGTGAACATCAACATGAGCCTTGTGTTTCAGCAAAATGAACTGCTGACACAAGAACTGATTAAAGTCGCAAACAAGATTCGTGAACGTACAGACGGCAGCGTTAATATCAAAGTCTTCCCTGGCGGTCAGCTTCCTGTTTACAAAGACAACCTTGAGCAGGTTGTAAACGGTGCGAACTGGATTGCGGTAGAAGATCTGAGCTACCTCGGTGACTATGTGCCAGATTTCGCAGCGCTGGCTGGCCCCATGCTTTACAACAATTACGATGAATATCTCGCGCTGATGAAATCAGATTACGTAGCCGATCTGACTGCACAGGTTGAGAAGAAAGGTATCAAGGTACTGAATGCCGATTACATCTTTGGCTTCCGTCATATGATCACCAATAAAGAGATCAAAACACCGGAAGACATGAAAGGCATGCGTATCCGTGTTCCTGGTAGCCAACTGTTTATCAGCACACTGCAATCAATGGGTGCGGCACCTGCGGCTCTCCCATTCCCAGAAACTTATGCCGGTGTTCAGCAGGGTGTTGTAGATGGTTTGGAAGGCTCAATCCTGACCATGTACTCAACAAAAATCTATGAAGTTGCTAAAAACATGTCTAAGACAGGCCACTTCCTAGGCACCGTTGGTCTTTATATCTCGCCAAGCGTTTGGGATAAGCTTTCTGAAGAACAGCAAAACATCGTGGTGGAAGAGATCGTTGCCGGTGCGGAATCTAACACTGAGCAACTGATTAAGCTTGACGAAGAGTACACTCAGAAGCTGAAAGAACAAGGCGTGACTTTCAACGATGTTGACACGGCTGCGTTCAACAAGCTGACCGCGGAAGTTTACAACCAGTTCCCTACCTGGAGCGAAGGCGTTCACGCGACCATTAACGCGGAGCTGGAGAAAATCCGCGCATCAAAATAA
- a CDS encoding TRAP transporter small permease, which yields MRFIYNLEEILASIAISITVLVVIINVFLRYGLGFVVPWSEELSVICFTWAVYFGISSCYKHKLHMGVDVILSFIPASGQRYFRLMISFFLLALNILMAYLSFNYTMLSTKVTPVMGMSYFTINGVLVVCFSLMAIHTVRFILDDLKPSEPSNEAQ from the coding sequence ATGCGATTTATATACAACTTAGAGGAAATCCTTGCCTCTATAGCGATTTCTATCACTGTTCTGGTAGTCATCATCAACGTTTTCTTACGCTACGGTCTCGGCTTCGTCGTGCCATGGAGTGAAGAGCTTTCCGTGATTTGCTTTACCTGGGCGGTCTACTTTGGGATCAGCTCTTGCTACAAGCACAAGCTGCACATGGGCGTTGATGTCATTCTGAGTTTTATCCCTGCGTCAGGGCAGCGATATTTTCGCTTGATGATCTCTTTCTTTCTCTTGGCGCTTAACATTCTCATGGCTTACCTGAGCTTCAACTACACCATGCTCTCAACGAAAGTGACCCCCGTCATGGGCATGTCATATTTCACCATCAACGGGGTGTTGGTTGTGTGTTTTTCATTAATGGCGATTCATACGGTTCGGTTCATCCTCGACGACCTCAAGCCATCTGAACCTTCTAACGAAGCGCAGTAG
- a CDS encoding TRAP transporter large permease, which translates to MDIYIPIILLFVLFLLNIPIAFSLIASAMVYFLFINDSLPVSLVMQRFISSVSSFPLLAIPFFIMVGSIMNYSGISRNLLAFADSLIGHKTGGLAHVNVMLSTLMGGISGSANADAAMQSKILAPEMTKRGYDVAFTAAVTATSSSISPVIPPGINLIIFALLANVSVHSMFIAGYVPAFLMAASLMITIAFIAKKRNYKPSREKPASAKERFHYFGKAIPALLIPFGIILGMRFGLFTPTEAGAIAVLLCTIIGLLIYRELKPQHFVQILRETIQGTSSVMFIIVGALVFGYYMTLEQIPQNVASMLIGLTDNKYALLLIINILLLVVGMFIEGGAAMIILTPLLLPAVLNLGINPVHFGIVVIVNIMIGGVTPPFGSMMFTVCSILRVRMVDFVREAAPLLGALFAVLMLLTFSEGLVMFLPNLFK; encoded by the coding sequence GTGGATATCTATATACCTATCATACTTCTTTTTGTTTTATTCCTTTTAAACATCCCCATTGCGTTCTCTTTAATAGCATCAGCAATGGTGTACTTCCTGTTTATCAATGACTCTTTGCCCGTCAGCCTGGTGATGCAGCGTTTTATTTCCAGCGTGTCGTCATTCCCCCTTTTGGCCATACCCTTTTTCATTATGGTCGGGTCAATCATGAACTACTCGGGAATAAGCCGGAACCTGCTTGCCTTTGCTGACTCTCTGATTGGTCATAAAACCGGTGGCTTAGCACATGTGAACGTCATGCTGAGTACCCTTATGGGTGGCATTTCAGGCTCTGCAAATGCTGATGCTGCCATGCAGTCAAAGATACTGGCTCCTGAGATGACGAAACGAGGCTACGACGTGGCGTTTACTGCCGCTGTCACTGCTACTTCTTCCAGCATCAGCCCAGTCATCCCACCAGGCATCAACCTCATCATCTTCGCGCTGCTCGCCAACGTATCTGTGCATTCGATGTTTATTGCCGGATATGTGCCTGCGTTTTTGATGGCAGCGTCACTGATGATCACCATCGCTTTCATCGCCAAAAAGCGTAACTACAAGCCTTCCCGTGAAAAGCCCGCCTCAGCAAAAGAGCGCTTTCATTATTTTGGGAAAGCCATACCTGCGCTGCTGATCCCATTCGGCATCATCCTGGGTATGCGCTTTGGCCTGTTTACGCCAACAGAAGCCGGTGCGATTGCGGTGTTGTTATGTACCATCATTGGCCTTTTGATCTATCGCGAGCTTAAACCTCAGCACTTTGTGCAGATCTTGCGGGAAACCATCCAAGGCACCAGCAGCGTCATGTTTATCATCGTGGGTGCATTGGTCTTCGGTTACTACATGACTCTGGAACAAATTCCCCAGAACGTCGCATCCATGTTGATTGGTCTTACCGATAACAAGTATGCGCTACTGCTGATCATCAACATTCTTCTGCTCGTTGTCGGTATGTTCATTGAAGGCGGTGCGGCGATGATCATTCTCACGCCACTGCTGCTACCAGCTGTGCTTAACCTTGGCATCAACCCTGTACACTTCGGTATCGTGGTTATCGTGAACATTATGATTGGTGGTGTCACGCCGCCGTTTGGTTCCATGATGTTTACCGTTTGCTCGATACTCAGGGTAAGAATGGTCGACTTTGTGCGTGAAGCAGCCCCTCTGCTGGGCGCATTGTTCGCTGTGTTGATGTTACTGACTTTCTCCGAAGGGTTAGTCATGTTCTTACCGAACTTGTTTAAATAA
- a CDS encoding glutamate decarboxylase yields the protein MGLHFTNKQDPEIEDIYEEALSQTQLPKYSLPQQSQSPELIAQLLKDELLMDGNARQNLATFCSTWMEPSVHDLMDVCIDKNMIDKDEYPQTAEIEARCVHILAKLWNSPESDTTVGCSTTGSSEAAMLGGLAMKWNWRAKREAQGKPADKPNIVCGPVQICWHKFARYFDVEMREIPLDGDEVCMNPDKLSEYVDENTIGVVPTLGVTYTCVFEPVETISKKLDELQAETGLDIPIHVDGASGGFIAPFVNPELKWDFRLPRVVSINSSGHKYGLAPLGVGWVVWRDKQHLPEDLVFSVDYLGGNMPTFALNFSRPGGQIVAQYYNFLRLGFDGYKGIQTTCLNTAQWLADEIAKIGPFDLFYDGRGGLPALSYSLKEGDWGFTLYDLSDRMRMRGWQIASYPLPGNRQDTVIQRIMIRHGVSKDMVALLLEDLKRCVDYFKQYPQVHSGATSTFHHG from the coding sequence ATGGGATTGCACTTCACCAACAAACAAGACCCAGAAATAGAAGATATTTACGAAGAGGCCCTCTCTCAAACCCAGCTTCCCAAGTATTCTCTTCCCCAACAAAGCCAATCACCGGAGCTGATTGCCCAGCTGTTGAAAGATGAGTTGTTGATGGATGGCAACGCGCGCCAGAATTTGGCGACGTTCTGCTCGACCTGGATGGAGCCCAGTGTTCACGATTTGATGGATGTCTGTATCGACAAAAACATGATCGATAAAGATGAATACCCCCAAACCGCAGAAATTGAAGCCCGCTGTGTTCATATCCTCGCTAAGCTTTGGAACAGCCCGGAGAGTGACACTACGGTCGGCTGTTCAACCACTGGCTCTTCGGAAGCAGCCATGCTGGGCGGCCTTGCCATGAAATGGAACTGGCGAGCGAAACGCGAGGCACAGGGAAAACCCGCCGATAAACCCAATATTGTTTGTGGGCCCGTGCAAATTTGTTGGCACAAATTCGCCCGATACTTCGATGTGGAAATGCGCGAAATTCCGCTTGATGGTGACGAAGTCTGCATGAACCCAGACAAGCTTTCAGAATATGTCGATGAAAACACCATCGGGGTGGTTCCGACTCTTGGGGTGACCTACACCTGTGTATTCGAGCCGGTAGAAACCATTTCCAAAAAGCTGGATGAGCTCCAAGCGGAAACCGGTCTCGACATTCCTATTCATGTTGACGGCGCTTCAGGTGGATTTATTGCACCTTTTGTTAATCCTGAATTGAAATGGGATTTTAGGTTGCCCCGCGTGGTTTCCATCAATAGCTCTGGTCACAAATACGGGCTCGCCCCCCTCGGCGTTGGCTGGGTAGTATGGCGCGATAAACAGCATCTTCCGGAAGACTTAGTGTTCAGCGTGGATTATCTCGGTGGGAACATGCCGACCTTCGCGCTGAACTTCTCGCGGCCAGGTGGGCAAATTGTCGCGCAATACTACAACTTCCTTCGTCTTGGCTTTGATGGCTATAAAGGCATTCAGACGACGTGTCTGAATACCGCTCAGTGGCTTGCAGATGAGATAGCTAAGATTGGACCCTTCGATCTTTTCTACGACGGTCGTGGAGGCTTACCGGCACTGAGCTACAGCCTAAAAGAAGGCGATTGGGGATTTACCCTCTATGACCTCTCTGACCGAATGCGAATGCGAGGTTGGCAAATTGCTTCTTATCCTCTTCCTGGCAATCGTCAGGACACTGTCATTCAACGCATTATGATCCGACATGGCGTCAGCAAAGACATGGTTGCGTTGCTACTGGAGGATCTGAAGCGCTGCGTTGACTACTTCAAGCAATACCCGCAAGTCCACTCTGGTGCGACTTCTACTTTCCACCACGGCTGA